Within Malus domestica chromosome 04, GDT2T_hap1, the genomic segment TTTGACCTGCATCCTTCTATATTTTCATCTGGACTCCTTCTTAGTAGCGATCATGTTTTACTGTAGCACGAACGGAATGATAGGACCCTCGTAGGAACTATGTATTTAATGTATAAGGAGAAACAGCCAAAATCTAAGAGCTCCTATACCGCGAATACATGATCTAGAATAGCCTGTATTCCTATCGTTTTCTACACTAAAACGAATGTTTGCTGTATAGCTGGTCCTAACCATGGATAAAGCTAAAAGTAAGGGGAGGAGAAAGCAAACTGATAAATATTCAACAACCTGCACAACCAGCATCGCAGCTAAAGCTGGCGTTTCCGGTGCTTCCGTTGGCATTCTGGCGAGGATTGGAGCCGAGGCAGCAACATATGAGACCCACCAACAGTATGAAACCCCAAACCGTCGCTAAAGCTTCTGCCCAGTACAGATAATGCTCCATGATCTTGACTCTTCCAAATGgcatcctcctcctcttcctcttcctcctcctcctcccgcTCCTCTGCTTAAGTTGCTTTCCACCGTCGTACAGTCTTTATAACTTTACATGCGTGCATGCTGGTTTTCCCATGCCACAGTAATATATTTATGCTGGTTTTCTCACGCCAAACAGCTATATATATACATCCTTAATTTATTATTGGAGGGAattaaaaaagagaagaaaaatggaatCAAATTATGATCTGGTGTGGAGGAATCGGCAGAGAAGGAAATCTGGGGGAGGAGAGGGAATTAGAAAAAGGGCCAAAATAACGTGGGCCACTCTGGATCCTTACAGCAACCCAATGTCCCCTACTCCCTCCTCGTCTCTTATTTTAAGCCACATAATAATAattctttgttttttccttctttgtgGGAGAGATTTCTTAATATGACCGGAACACGGGATGGACTTCATATGTTATCATGCAAATTGGATataaggggttttttttttaaagtatccCTCCacttacataataacatataatGTATATGTCCGTATTTTGAGCACTCTGTAAAATCTCTCTATTTGTGGGTCTATTGAAAAAATCATTAAGCACGTTTTCCACTCCCTTATGATTTCTAGCCATTAAAATGACTATatcaatacaaaattaaagGATGTGATTAAGTAGAGTGCGGAAATCTATTCTTAAAGCAAACATTTACCAGCAAACTGTTTACTCTGTAACTTTGGTAAATACAAAAGAATTTAATTGAGAGCAAAAAGTTTAAACTACACAATGTGTCAATCttaatcaaggttctaaaaacgTTAGGGGCTAGTCGGGCAGCGGGCTAGcgcctagcacctaggcggcTAGGTGATCTAAGagaatttaggtaaatttcttgtatatcttgtaaataagtgcatattgacacttacaaaaaattaagcTTGTATAaacaaatgtaaaaaaaatatccaacaagtccaaaatttaaaaacacattaagcatatatgccatataaccatagtgaggagtattgtaagatgacacatgtacaacaagttcacaatttaaaacaacataaaatggaaaataggaggaaaataaggaattgaagaatttgagagatGGGTAGAGAGACGAAGTGACAACGGCTTggttttgtatttgtttgtgaAATTAGAGTAAGAGAGAGCTACAAGGCACGGGTTAGAACTTAgactttaaaaaacaaaaacaaaaaaacccacCCAGCCGCCTAGCACCGACTAGAGCCATCCTAATTTTTCCAGTCATTTTGCACGAAATGGCCTTGGTTCCAACCCGCCAGCGCCTAGGCcattttttaaaacattgatcttagtctaaaatatccataatatctcgatatttccatcgaaatttccgtatttttggactaccgatacttccgatatcatcgatattgtAGACATTgttaagtcactcatgtatcttaccatgcaatgtataaagtgtaaaatattgtactaattcattatatataaatgattatggtgtgtttaaacttctttcattaattattacatattttctacactcacaatgtttgccagctcgctatataatcaacttaaatcggttatatctatcatgcaatgcatttccttccaattttttgtgataaactaatagataattgactaaataaacatcctgcaaagtttcaataaaaatttccaagtttttcttacaatttccgtggtttttattcaatttttatcgatatcgataatatcccgatatttccatctaaatttccgtatttttggactaccgatatttccgatatcatcgatatttaatacttTAATAACTAAGCATGTGTgcaaataaattgttttttctacttttattaatgttttcctttttttgatCTTGTGTGCAATATGGACCCACTCTAAAATACTAGTATAATCAGATCTTTTAGTAGAAGCTTATAAATAtaacaacaatatctggatggCATAATACATCTGTAACCAGGCGctttttcctctctttcttcccACCAAAATTCCTTTGTATAAAGTAGGCGGCGTTAGGTTAGATTAACAAACCAGTTCAGCTGttacaattaaaataataatctgACTTTTGCATGCTAATTAAGTAACAGGAAACCCAGTTGATGGGCAAAATATTTTAGGTATTAGTAACCGTGATTATTTGTCTATTTAcacttacaattacaattatgaGTAATCATTTAAATAAATACGCGATTATAGGTTATTACAAGTATTACCCACGAGAACAGACGTGTACCCATATGACCATCTTTTTTGTTTGCAAATGAGTACGCATTTAACTCTCTTTGTTATTTCCTCTCGAGCAACAGGAACACTAAAAACTCCAACACAGACGTGAGGTTTGACTTCTAATTAATGAACCAGTTAATCTCGATCTATATTTGGACCACCCATAACCGTGCCTATCCCTACTCAACACAATAAGCAAGGTCGATATTTAAAGATTTATaacatgcaaaggaaattgCTTGACGAAATTAATATTAGTATCAAACATAACAAGGTGGCCGTGTATCGTCTTAAAACAAATCCAAAGACATGTTTCTAGGTTAGCGGCCGATCATTAAGATTGGTTGACAATTTGTGTCCCCTAAAGAAATTCACAAATAACCATTCTTTGCATGTTTGACCACACGTATCATGGATTCATGGCTACGATTCTTTCTGTATCTCACTTATCACACAATTAGACTAATTAAAGTTATCAAACACGAGTCTAATCGTGTAATGAAGAGTCTTAATTCGATCAAGGGCGGCGGCgcaggacaaaaaaaaaaaaaacacgggATCTACCGCAAGCAACGGAAACCTAATAACAAAACTAGTTCCAACATGCAATATCATTTATGGGTATACTTCAAACGCATTAGATAATATAACTCATGCAACTAAATCACTACATTTTATTAACGGCAACAAAGAGTTTATGACAAGCAAAAGGGCAATGAAGAACACATGCCCATAAATTTTCTATGAATGTTAGCAACTACTGCACATAATAAGGCCGTCTTAAATATTTCTTACAAATACGGGCAGTGAAATGAAGCAGTTTTCTTTACACTAACAAAGTTCATCACAATTTACATCCTGCTGGTGATTTGCAAAGGGAAGAGGCGGCTTTTACCTGAGCTCCGAGAGCTCCAGTCCAACCAATATTATTTGAAAGCAGCCACAGCGAAGCTCAAGTTTAGAATCGCATATCTTGTATGAGATTCGCAATCAACAGCACAATGcctaaaaaggaaaataaaaggcTGTTGAAGAAGAAACAGGTCAAACAAAACTGTATCAATTCATTTGTAACTACTCAAAAAATGTAAATACATTTCAGTGAATACATTAGCAACTGCAAGCTAGAAAAGTACACGGTTGACAACGAGTACAAAACAAAACGAACCCACGCAAAAGCATAGTCAAACAAGAATCAAAGCAGGATTCACTCACATCTTAGGAAAGCTAAAGCTCACTATAGTTGCGCCAAACTGCTCGGAATTCCTCACGGTAAGTGTTCAGGCGTGCTTTCAAGTTTGGCGTTCTGAAGCTTGCATGCAACAAAGTGGCTGCGAGACAGAGGGACAGAGAGAGAGTAAATCCATTAGAAAGCAACCAGCATGTGAATAAAATGAGTATATTTTAGGAAAGTATCATACCAAGAAGTCCAAAAGTGACTGCCCACAATACAGTTAAGAGACCACAGGAGACGAACCATAGAATGAAACTCACTACAAATAGGAAATAAATGGTTAGTAAGCAATGAAATGATTACTAGTTGATAGAAGTgaacaccaaaaaaaatattgaagtcACAAACTAGCTTGCTTTGACTACTCCAAAACAAAATATAGGAAAGAAGATTTACGTACCAGAAGAGAATATCATGACAAACACCCATCGAGGCCGTCCACATATGAATATTGCTCTTTTAGCAGATGGACGTCCACGAATTACAGGGCTGGAAATAATTCAACAATCAATAAAGCAACTGTACTGGGTTCACAGCAGGTTCAATGATAGGCAACCAAAACTTACGTAAGAGGAGGTCTCATCTTTGCAGCTAAATGTGGAGAGAATTGTCTCACAGTTCTCGATACTTTCTCACTAAAGGTACCTGCAAAGCTGTAGCAATGATACTTACAACAATGTCTTCAACAAATAACTGATAGTAACCAGTAAGAAATAAGAAATAAGGGATCATATAACTTATGCAAGATGCTTGTAGAAAGACCAAAATGACCCTAACTATTGAGAAGTGCATATCATTGAAACATGAATTCTTCTACTATGCTAAACATGAATAATGGCAACCCTATTGCGTTGCTGAGTCTCTATGATAACCCACCATATTCAAGATATTGAAGGTACAGGTAAATGGTTGTTCAATTTGAGTGAATCAGAAAAGGATTACATATGAAGTAAACTTCTAGCATTTTCAGAGAGATTGGAGTTGACACGTTTCCTTAACAAGTAAATCCATCTTCTACCTTCAAGTTGGGCACAATATTATTCCTTCCTTCAACATACCTTCAATATAGTGAGTTATTGAATCCTAGACACCAAACGAGACCTATATGGTATAAGTAGACTCATCTAAAACTGAACTTCAAATACTCTGCTTCATGACTTCATCATCTAAAGAACCACTTTTTCTCATCTAAGTTTCTGTATCACCTTGTCAAAACCCAAAGCCTCAAACTCATTATAAgataaaaaccaaaaattacTTGGAGGTACCAAATTATTCTGCAAAGAACTGAAACACCATAACATGCTTAATTAAGCAAACAGCGAGGTAATTACCGGAACAAGGACAGTGCAGCTATTTCCAAATAACAAACTGATGCCCATTCAAGAAATTTAAAAAGGAAATGCCAAATTAATGGACAGAACAGAATCACCCAAttaatccaaaacttgacaCTCAGTAATCACAAGTATGTGAGCAGGATCAGAGTGTATTACCTATCATTGAGGAAAGCAATGCTTAGCGCGGTAAGAACAGCTGCGATGAGAGCGAGTGGCCTCCGGAGAAAAGCCAAGCCTGTAGTCGAAATTGGAGATTTAAAAACATGTATGTAGGCGCGTAAACGGAAGCCATAAGAGGGATAGTTAGAGAAAGATATTGAGGCTGCCTTGTATACTCACCAAGAACTAACACGATCAAAAGGAAGTAGTTGGTCCTGTAGCTGCACAACCAtgcaaattttgaaaaatcgcAAATTAAACGATTAAACATAAGTAATTGAATGTTCAAACACCCAATCTCAGATACTTCATAATTTTAACCGAATtcatcatgaaaaaaaaaattgggactTCCACAAATACGAAGGGTATAGATTCGAACTTCAACAGTCAAATTTAACAAGGTGAATTTAGAAACAAGATTCAGAGAgagatacatatatatatatatagagagagagagaggagggatCGTACTAGTAGAGATTGCATTTGAGGCGGCTATTCCATTTGGAAGAGGATCTGGGGACGGTGAACCTGGAGAAGAATTCGGAGAGAGGGCGCGGCGGAGACGACCAGTCGACTTCGCGGAGGGCGTCGATGACATCCTCGGCCGTGACGCTGCCCCAATCCATTTCTGTAGTGGCGGGTTCGAAACCCTAGCTAAGACCGAGTCGGACGGAGAAGAAGGTGTGCACTGAGGAAGAAGGAGAGCGAGAAATGGAGACGGCGGTCTGTGACAGAAAAAGGAAAGAGGATCGCCGAGAAAGAACGTATTGGGAGGAGGTCGGTGGCGGTGGGCGCGTGATCTGGAAATTGGAGAATGGGGGGAAATGAAATGAATAGATGCTGGGGGAAGGAGACGGGAACAAGTTAAGGACGGGATATTGGCGAGTAAGACGCCACCcgcgaaaattaaaaaaaaacaattgaaaattTGTCTGAGCCCGGGTTCGAACCGGGGACCTCTAGTGTGTGAGACTAGCGTGATAACCGACTACACCACCCAGACGCTTTTGTTCTTGTTCGTTGTTACCCTTATTTTGAAGTTATTTCAACACTTAACCGTGGGAAGTTTGGTAACTTGAaagtgtgtttttacaaaatgattATGGGACGGTAAGGATGCGTTTGGTACAAGGAATGGGAGGGAACATAGTGGGACGAAAGTTGTTCGTCTCACATTTAGCGCAATAAAATGATGTGGGATGTATTGTTCCTGGAATGATTTTTGATCTAATTTTTGTACCACGCTCCTCCCATGAACGAACTTGTTCCACTCTGTGAAacataatattataattttctTGGACAGTGCATAGTGAACAGCGcccatttaatgaaattttcaaatgataAATATACTCcaatttttacaaaattacaatatttacCCATGCATTATTCTCTTTGATATTACTAGCGATGATGTCGCGCGATGCTGTGGGTTTTTAACCGTATAAAACATGTCAAAAGTTCCACGTATATACACAATATGCAATATTTACATATATGTGATTCATGCCTTCTTAACCATTAACAGAACAAACTGAAAAAATGAAAGGCAAAATCTACACTTAGGTATAAATATACATGCGGTCTGCAAATTCATTTCTAAGTTCTACAACTGCAACTTATTCCAAAACACCTACTTACTCGTCCTCTCCCTCCTTTTCCTCTCCCTTCATAATCCTTGTCATTGTCTTTTTGGATTTTGGCAGCTAAACATGCTCATTTTAATACTCTATGCATCCACATCATGAGGACCCTTCAGTACCTGAAGTTGCAGCACAATAATACCAGAAATCTTGCAATACAACACTACCAATTTTAATGATCataattgtaacatcccacattgttCAAGGGcgaggatcatgtaagccttatatgtatattctcatctctacctagcacgaggcattttgggagttcATTGGCTTGGGATTTCATAGGaattctgaagttaagcgagttcgcgcgaggtcaatcccatgataggtgacccactgggaagttctcgtgtgagttcccaaaaacaaaaccgtgaaagcgtggtcggggcctaaaacggacaatattgtgctacggcaaagttgagcccgagatgtggtgggggcccgagccgggatgtgacaataatATGCAGAGACACTGACATGATAATCGTCCAAATCAAACAATGGGGTTTAAGGAATGCATTTCATAATACTAGATACCAAAAATGTTGATTCCAAGTTCAGCATATAGATTGGAGAGAAGAAGTTATCCACAAAGTGAATAAACCACCACGTGATATAGAAAGTGATGGTTTTGACGTATTGGGTGATCCTAGACCTGTAAACAGGTCGGGTTTATTAggtttgggtcgggttgaacccgacccgttaagttaacaggTCCCCCGaatccaacccgttaagctaacgggttacccgtttcacccgttaacacccgttaacaattattattattattatttttgcataaagtttattttttgttattaagactttactaaaattactaaaatatcctcaactaacgggtgctaacgggtctaacgggttgacccaaagtgatactaaaatatcctcaactaacgggtgctaacgggtgttaacgggtcctaacgggtctaacgggttgacccaaagtgacccgttatttaacgggttgttaacgggttcacccgttaacgacccgacccgttaagcatccacccaagtacaaatattaacgggttcGGTCGGatcgggttaacgggttggatccaaaatgccaggcctaGGTGATCCAATAACTAATGCAAGTTAGAATCTAAGGAAATGATAATGAGGGGCAGGCAACCTAGCTCATATGGAATAGGCCTTTACAttcctttttaatttctttatcaAAATAATTGCAAATGCATATTAAATATTCAGTGGTATTTAAATAACAGGTGTATACGAAATTCTAATGATCATAACAATACATCATTTCGTTTCAAAAAACAATACATTATTGATCATAATAAAGGTTCTAAATTCTAATGAGAACAATAACGATAGCACAGCAGTTCGAAAATGCTCTcataaatgaattaaagaataaTAGATCTTGTGATGCCTAGCTTAGGGTAAGGTATTAGTGTTAAGACTAATCAACAAAACAAATGATTTTAGAGGTGCTTACAGGGATCCCACATCACAAAAATTAGAGCATGCACCAAAATACACAGCAAATATCACAAAAATTAGAGAATGCCCCAAAAATTGAGGCCCAATTCTCTATTTCACAGAGgacaaaaaccaaaaagaatgGTAACAAAATCACAATTCtctggtaataaaaaaaatttggtaatAAAAATTCGACAATACAATAACAAAATTACTGTAACTGaatcactgttctaaaaatccccgcctagcgccgcctaggccccgcctaggcgctaggccccagcccaccgccccgattaatgcctaggccccagcccaccgcctagaccacctaggcacccgcctagcccgcctaggcacctgcctagcccgcctaggcacccgcctagcccgtctaggttgcaactcacttagacagaaaatacataactttcattttgcattttgtttttttccaataaattgtaagagacttgttgcatacttgaatgaacaaacattatatccttatttcacatgtttttattatgttccaatacttcatgatatatatgcattatattttgtagtttatgatgaaattatatatatttcaagtagaagcaaacacttatttaccttaaatatgatagatttacttaaatccgcctagttcgCCTAGGctcccgcctagccgcctaggcgctaggccccagcccgccgcccgactagcgcctagcgatttttagaaccttgaactGAATACACCTCAAAAAGCCAACGGCCCAAATGCTCCATCCAAcaatccaaattttttaaattcacaAACAAAGCAAATCCATAGCAATTTGACATGCTTAGTACAATCAAAATTCACAAGAACAAACAAAGGATTGAACAAACAAACTTTGCAAGCTAATTAAATATTCACACACATTGATTAGACACACTGCACAACATTCACACATACAGTCACATACACAATCACACGCACACCTGCACATACTGTGTCATTCGTACACTGATTAGACACACTGCATAACATGGTTCTCTCTTTTTAAAGTCCTTTGTATTAATTCTTATGTGAATAGTTACTCAATAGCATCTGTcaatacttaaaacaaagaaGAAGTCACTCGATTTACCCTTCTACATTGCATTTCAAGTTATACACTATACCTGAAtgaattttgttgatgcacaaaaccggaggttttggaacaacgtaaatccgaccgtgaatctgcaagaaagtaaataacacaagatgtattgtggttcaccccaagttttgggctacatccacactgatattgtatttatctgagaggtatggggagtgagggagagagggtgagagggcctaggaattggcctccgagGGTGAGAGTGAGGCTCCCCcttttgtgagggtgaggaagcccttttatagaataaaggctcctccactttttacatatttgaccttcttttattacataattacatttgagtcccctgagtatttatacaagatctaaatacagatgccctaagtatggtataaacagtagtcccacaagtcttcaatcaagagtcttttggctggagacttgaaattcaatccatgtgtgggccgaagtaactagatgtcgtcttgaactaaTACTTGATATGAGGTGGTGCTTAAAGTgcaatgatgctcaactagaagtagcacatgttgcgaggctgctctgtttgtggcttatgttgccttggttggctcggcttatggcgttgaaggtgaggaagtctcttttatagaataagggctcgctcctcaatacataaatgatggactagagttgatgcttacggcgagacggttgcttaGTAGGCGGtgatactctctaatgatggtgagggagtcccttttataaaataagggctcgctcctcaatacatgaataatgagctagagttgatgctctctaatgatggtgagggagtcccttttataaaataagggatcgctcttcaatacataaataatgggctagagtcccccaagtatttttcatgaggcccagttgaggcccaatatatggtacataatgtagtcccccaagtcttctgTCAATAGAGCCTATTGactagagacttcaaattgaatccatgtatgggccgaagtggcggttgttcggagactgtatttgtataccctgcactgaagctttgtaggtgaagctttgcaagtgaaactttgaagctagagctctgtaaatgaagcttttgaagctagagcttttgtaaatgaagcttttgaagctagagcttttgtaaatgaagcttttgaagctaaactTCTGtgaataaagcttttgaagctagaacttttgtaaatgaagcttttgaagctagagctctgtaaatgaagcttttgaagttgattgacatgaatgatgctcatgaatgtttatgttgaatgacatgagtgatactcatggatgttgacatgagtgatgctcatgaatgttgacatgagtgatgctcatgaatgtttatgtatgattgacataagtaatgctcatgtatgtttgaagtactgggcgtacttttgatcacctagttggtgataatagcggcggggtgctgaataatttttgtagtactggacgtacttttggtcacttggttggtgataatagcggtagggtgccgaataatttttgtaatactgggtgtacttttggtcacctggctggtgataatagcggcaaggtgctgaataattttttgtagtactggacatacttttgGTCACttagttggtgctattttgggcttataggCATtttccacacaacattccagcccatttattttgggttttgctgttttttttttattaccctctgatggggtttatacagatgtctctgaaagataagaaaaataaattacatcattaaaaaataaagctACTGAAAGTGGGTATGACAGATGGTTGGATAGCATGTGCAGCTGGTAGTTGCCGCTGGTTGGATAGCATGTGCAGCTGGTAGTTGCcgcgggggggggggagagcCTGCTCAATGGGTCGTGGCCATAATCATGGCATCACCCCGTCTGCTTTTCCTTTATCTTCTTCCCCGTTTTTCTTTTCTCTGCTGCACTTAATAGGCAGTCATGCTTActgctttttcttttattttttcttttgctttcagcCTGGTTGGTGTTGGGACCTTGTAATGGGATGGCAAACAGCTTGGCATCATTATGTCTGAATTCCTTTATCATTGTGGTGCTAGACCACTTTCCAGCTGTGTGTTTAAAGGAACCTGTTTTACCTTCACTGCTTTTTTTACCATACTTCCTCCATCTATACCCATTTGAAGCAATCATCACCCCTAGAGCTGATACTCGACCGGATGAGTCATTCTGAGAGGCAGCAGAATGTTGACGTCTGCAATGTGTGGACCGAAGCCCAAATGCAACATCGTTTGGCCTGCCAccagaagaagaaacaaaccGAGCAAAACAGTGTACCTCAACATCTTCATCCGCCGCACTGAATCTATCTGAAAGCTCGAAGTTTCAGCTTCAAAAAGCTTCGCATACTAGTGAAGCTCACCAGAGAGATCGCCGAAGTGAGAGCTTGAGCAGCGGAGTTTGTACTCGAGGTGAGTGATCATGAACCGTAGAAAAATGGAGAATCAAAAGGTTTGCGACAGACCTTGCGCTTGAGGTAGTAAATGACGAGTTCCTCGTGTGTCGGGTGGAACCTGAAGCCGGGAGCGAGGGCAGTCGGGGCCTGGTGAATTATCAGGCAGCTCTTACTTCCGTGTGAAATATCCAACAATGATCTTTGAATTCCAGATGAAACTGAATAACCAGTAAGGCGAAGTTGCTTAGACTGAATGAAGTCTATACAGTCATTCATTTTCTAAGTTTCAAACTTTGCGAAATGGAGCTTCCCTTCAAGAACAGGACGCCTTTTATCGCCATTAAAAGATGCTAAGCTATCATTCAAAGAAGACGAATTGTCACTGTTCGTTGAGAAATACACTAACTTTATCAGGGAACCTCCAATATCGAGAGCAAGGTGGGAAATTTGAGCTTCCGAATTGGTGGGTTTTGAAACCTCTGTAATTCCAACGTTCCCAATTTCCATTTCGGGTAGCTTCCTCTTTTGAtttgagctttttttttttttggactcaAATTGCACTGTTACCCCTTTGCCATCTGCATTGCACCTAACccattatatacatatatactctcttttttttttgggcggTCTCTACTTCCTTCCTTCCCACACAGAATTTCAGTATTCGATACCCACCCAATCTTTATGTACTGTTGATCCCATTTTCTCTTCGTTTGAAGACGAAATGAGTAATCTTGCCCGAGGAATCGTGAGCTACCCACCCAGAAACTGTCTATATGAATTTTGTATTTAGGCAGTGAACTGTTGGATATAACCAAGGTCCTAATTCCT encodes:
- the LOC103433462 gene encoding PRA1 family protein A1-like, which gives rise to MDWGSVTAEDVIDALREVDWSSPPRPLSEFFSRFTVPRSSSKWNSRLKCNLYYYRTNYFLLIVLVLGLAFLRRPLALIAAVLTALSIAFLNDSFAGTFSEKVSRTVRQFSPHLAAKMRPPLTPVIRGRPSAKRAIFICGRPRWVFVMIFSSVSFILWFVSCGLLTVLWAVTFGLLATLLHASFRTPNLKARLNTYREEFRAVWRNYSEL